The genomic stretch GTAAGCGCTAGTGTGGGGTCTTCGAGCTTGGACAGTTCTTCTTCGCTGTAACCGACGCTCGCGAGCACTCGCTTGACTTCCTCCGGTTTAAAGAACTGACTGTCTCCGCCTTTTACAGAGTTTAAGAAGTCTTGTAGTAGATCCCTTACGCTCGACCTTGGGTTTTCGGAGAGAGTTACCTTATCGACCGCCAACTTTTCGAGCGCGTTCATCTGCGTGGTTGGAGCAAGTCTCTCGGCGATGTTCCTGAACGCTCCTTTCCAAGTTGTCGCGGGTATGAGGAAGCGGTTGGGCCCTAGTTTCAACGCGTATAAGGTGGCCGCTTCCCCGGCTCCGCCGATGTGGACGGGAGTCTTAGCCGTAAACCGGAGTTTGCCTACGAACTTGACTTGGTACGCCATCAGCCGGTCACCTCCATCAGCCTGTAATACTCGTCTACTGTGAGGAGAGAGTTTAAGCCGACCACCCAGGATTCGTTTACTTGAACGGGTAAGCCAGCTATAAAAGCCGGAGGTTCACCGTGTAGCAGCTCTGCGACGACCATGCTTCCAGGCTTGGAGAGCTTAACTGAGGGGCGTAACCCTTTCTTCACCATGTCCCAACCTAACTGTACCTTGGACTTCCTCCCCAGTATCTTCGACACCTTTAGGTTGTTCGACTCCCAAGCGATCTCTTTCCAGGGGGTGAACGGGGATAAGGCTACGAAGACTTTCTTCTGTAGGTTGGGCATCTGGCTTACGGGTCTCAAGTTCAGTTCACCCCAGCCGAAGCCTCTCGACTGCCCTCTCCCTACCGTTACCTCAAGCCTACTCGGCATCTGCATGTCGTTCGGCGAAACAACCCAAGCCCAGAACTCAGTTCCATCTATGATTGCTTCATAGTCGAAGAGGAGCCCTTTCACAGCCGACCCCCGCTCCTTGCTGATGCCCACTGAAGTCGCTCTGAATGTCTTCAACCTGAAGGGCCTAAGTCTACCATCTCTCGCGTAGACGGGTCGAGAGTAGAGGGACTCTAAAGGTCCGCCGTCCCGGGGGCAGAGCAACGGGAACTCGGGGTCTCTTCCAGCTTGTAGAGCTTCGGCAGCATTTCTAGTGAGGTCCAGGGTGGCGCCGCAAAGTTTACAGGAAGCCATGAAGGGCGTCGCGGGTAGCGTCCGTCTGCCTTCGGCGACTGGAAAGGCGGCTGACGTGAGCAACTTTGGGCTCCGGGCTTCAGCTTCTAGATCCTGTTCGTTAATGTAACCTGCTCGGTAAAGAGCTGTGAGTATAGCTCCTCTCAACGTGGAACCAGGTATGAAGCTTGAGGGCTTGACGTACCCTCTCTCCGTCTTTCTCACGGTGACTATAGCGGGGCTCTTCAACAAGAGCCGAGCCTCGTAGAGCGTCACGGCTTAACCACCCCCTCCCAGAGCCATTCCCTCAACTCTTTAAGCAGTTCTTTCCACTCTCCAGCGACGAATCTGTCGAAGACTCCTCCGTCCTCGAGCTTGACGTCGACTAGGGACCTTCTGCCGAACCTCCCAGTCCTAAGTTCCGCTAACGCGAGGAGGAGTAAGGGTAGGAGGTTGGCCCTCGACTCCAGGAACCTTATCTCTCCCTCAAACACTGTGCCGGGAGGCAGGTGTTCCGTCGAGTAGAGCGCTTCTCGCGCAGCTGTTTGAGTTCTGTCGTCTAGGGAGACTCTCGTCAAGACTAGGCTCTTCGTACTACCCGTCAACTTGAAGTTCCCGACGGATAGCGCGGCTTCACCGTTGGGCCAACCGAATACCTTACAGACGTCGCATGGACCATTCATGCTTTCGTGGGCCTTCGAGATCCTAGAGGGCTCCACTTCTCCGCAGCTGGTGAAACCGTACCCTTCTGCCACCCTACTGGCTGCGCTTCTGAGCGACCCTTTTACGCTGCTGCCCGGCAAGTAGGGCTCAAGCCGGTCGCCGACCAACTTTTTGACTTGCACTACGTCCGCCCCTAAGACTTCAGGTACGCCCCAACCTACGGTCAATAGCGTCACAGCCTTAAGCTTCAGCTTGGACTTGATCACCACGCACCCCCTTTCGTGAACTTGATTAAAGTTATAACGTCTGCCAATGGAACGACTCCCTGTGAACCTTTCTGGATTAATGNNNNNNNNNNAGGAGCCCTTTCACAGCCGACCCCCGCTCCTTGCTGATGCCCACTGAAGTCGCTCTGAATGTCTTCAACCTGAAGGGCCTAAGTCTACCATCTCTCGCGTAGACGGGTCGAGAGTAGAGGGACTCTAAAGGTCCGCCGTCCTTGGGGCAGAGCAACGGGAACTCGGGGTCTCTCCCAGCTTGTAGAGCTTCGACAGCATTTCTAGTGAGGTCCAGGGTGGCGCCGCAAAGTTTACAGGAGGCTATGAAGGGCGTCGCGGGTAGCGTCCGTCTACCTTCAGCGACCGGGAAAGCGGCTGACGTGAGCAACTTCGGGCTCCGAGCTTCAGCTTCTAGATCCTGTTCTTTCATCGAACCAGCCCGGTATAAGGCGGTGAGTATAGCTCCTCTCAACGTGGAACCTGGTATGAAGCTTGAAGGCTTAACGTATCCTCTCTCTGTCTTTCTCACGGTGACTATAGCGGGGCTCTTCAACAGTAGCCGAGCCTCGTAGAGCGTCACGGCCGAACCACCCCCTCCCAGAGCCATTCCCTCAACTCTTCAAGCAGTTCTTTCCACTCTCCAGCGACGAATTTGTCGAAAACTCCTTCGTCCTCGAGCTTGACGTCGACTAGGGACCTTCTGCCGAACCTCCCAGTCCTAAGTTCCGCTAACGCGAGGAGGAGTAAGGGTAGGAGGTTGGCCCTCGACTCCAGGAACCTTATCTCCCCCTCAAACACTGTGCCGGGAGGCAGGTGTTCCGTCGAATAGAGCGCTTCTCGCGCAGCTGTTTGAGTTCTGTCGTCTAGGGAGACTCTCGTCAAGACTAGGCTCTTCGTACTACC from Candidatus Nezhaarchaeota archaeon encodes the following:
- a CDS encoding RAMP superfamily CRISPR-associated protein, with amino-acid sequence MIKSKLKLKAVTLLTVGWGVPEVLGADVVQVKKLVGDRLEPYLPGSSVKGSLRSAASRVAEGYGFTSCGEVEPSRISKAHESMNGPCDVCKVFGWPNGEAALSVGNFKLTGSTKSLVLTRVSLDDRTQTAAREALYSTEHLPPGTVFEGEIRFLESRANLLPLLLLALAELRTGRFGRRSLVDVKLEDGGVFDRFVAGEWKELLKELREWLWEGVVKP
- a CDS encoding RAMP superfamily CRISPR-associated protein, yielding MIKSKLKLKAVTLLTVGWGVPEVLGADVVQVKKLVGDRLEPYLPGSSVKGALRSAASRGAKGDGFTSCGEVEPSKISKAHKSMNGPCDVCKVFGWPNGEAALSVGNFKLTGSTKSLVLTRVSLDDRTQTAAREALYSTEHLPPGTVFEGEIRFLESRANLLPLLLLALAELRTGRFGRRSLVDVKLEDEGVFDKFVAGEWKELLEELREWLWEGVVRP
- a CDS encoding RAMP superfamily CRISPR-associated protein yields the protein MAYQVKFVGKLRFTAKTPVHIGGAGEAATLYALKLGPNRFLIPATTWKGAFRNIAERLAPTTQMNALEKLAVDKVTLSENPRSSVRDLLQDFLNSVKGGDSQFFKPEEVKRVLASVGYSEEELSKLEDPTLALT